From Malaya genurostris strain Urasoe2022 chromosome 2, Malgen_1.1, whole genome shotgun sequence:
gtgagatccattttggtatatatgaccactatttccggtacttccggaaccgggaaccaggatagccgaaattggtttgtttagttgcctactgataatgactatcaatttgtggagttttgagaccagtttaggacattttttacgttttttgtttcgccggtttaagtacaatattgaacacactttaccctataactccggaaccggaagtcggatccggatgaaattcaggaactccgtATGATACcagaaggcctttcatttgaatctaagtttgtggaaatcggtcaaaccatcgctgagaaaagtgagtgaaatccattttggtatatatgaccactatttccggtacttccggaaccggataccgggaaccaggatagccggaatcggtttgtttagttgcctactgaaaatgactatcgatttgtgtagttttgagaccagtttaggaaattttttacgcttcttgttccgccggtttaagtgacggtgtacaaaattgaacacactttaccctataactccggaaccggaagtcggatccggatgaaattcaggaattccgtatgggaccatgagacctttcatttgaatctaagtttgtcaaaatcggttcagccatctccgagaaaacctagtgagattatttgacacacacacatacacacactcacacacacacatactcacacacacacacacacacacacacacacacacacacacacacacacacacacacacacacacacacacacacacacacacacacacacacacacacacacacacacacatacacacacatacatacacacacacacacacacacacacacacacacacacacacacacacacacacacacacatcggtCTAAGAAAAGCAGTGTTCAATATCTATCTAATGGGCTACTTGAATTACAACGTTTTACAACGAGCGTTTATTTATGCACGATTATATTTCTTTTTCATTGAAATGCATTATAGAAAATCCATCAAGAGATGAGTAACAAAATTGATTTTCCGTTCCAGGATGTTCACTATCATGTGGTCACGCATGTACAAGGCTTGGTTGCAGCCTGAATTATTCTACaagctgacttccacctatcgcGAAGAAATGGAGCGTCTTCGAATGTTCCGAGGACTGACGGAAAAGGTTAGTCTCTTGGTACAACATGATCCCTGTCTAACCTCAACTTGTCAACTAGGTACTATCGATGCGTGAGGAAGCCAAGAAACAACTTTCCACTACAAAGGTAAACGCCGAACGAGATGAGAATAACGCCCGTCGTCCTCAGCTTTTCATCGACAAACTGGAAAACATTTCCAACGAAACGGGCATTTTGGACGAGGAAGGTGTGAAACAGAACTTGGACACCTTTATTTTCGCCTGTAATGATACGACATCATCCGTTGTGTCAACGACTATACTTATGCTGGCTATACATCAAGACATTCAGGAACGCCTGTACCAAGAGATTATAAGTGTTGTTCCCGGCTCATACATTGATTACGAAGATATGTCCAAACTAGACTATCTGGAAATGGTAATAAAAGAAGCAATGAGGCTATTCCCTGTAGCGGCCGCCGTTGCACGCACGGCTGAAAAGGAAATTCAGATTGGCGAGTTTATCATTCCAGCCAACGCACAGATTTTGGTACCGGTTATCAAGATACATCGAAACAAGCGTGTATGGGGTGAACGAGCTAATGAGTTCGACCCTGAAAATTTCTCTCCGGAGAAATGTGCGATGAGACATCCATACGCGTACTTAAGTTTCAGCGGAGGAATTCGGAACTGCATAGGCGTAAAATATGCATACATAACAATGAAAATCGTGCTTATCAAACTCATCAAGAGCTACCGGTTTTCCACCGACCTGAAGCTGACTGATCTTAAGTTGCATCTATCGATCTTGCTGCGTATTGCCAACGGATACATGATGAGGTTAGAACGACGAGAAACCAAAGAGTCACACACTTAACTGGTCAGCATCGTTTAATCAACACTAAGTGGATAGATACGTATGCTATTTTTTACGTTAATTAGCAACAAAACTGACTGCTGTTAGTCATGATAACAGGTCACAGGTTAAATGTAATGTGTGTGGGAAGCATGTAACGTTCTGATGATTATGGCGTTACGCTACAACTGAGCGCACATTTGTTGTAACCATGAACTGGCAGCCAACTCGATTAGGTCCTCGGCAACAATACAAATTAGTTACAAAAACAATCTAGATGTAAGTAATCAATGTTTTAGCagtaatagtaatgtaatatTGCTACCAGTGacagcagaaatgcttaaatgcTCCAAAATGGTATGTATGAAGTTACCTGCGGATTTCCAATACCACACAGTAGGCGTTGAAAAAAGTTACCCTGGTGGCACGATTGTCAtttgcatacaattggcttgaagccgaaaatttgagttctttggttctagttcgctgtcaaatgatgtgtttaagcagtgttcacacgttcacattttcttcatgcggttgcaccaacataaggaaacgatttcgatggaatataatcaaactataataaccacaatttctttttcttattcaaaaagaggtcaaattacttgttttatagagaattagagttatatttatattgggtttgaatAAATTAACTTTcgacaccagtgtggtttgattgtatggtatgagCATAGCtcaacatattgttgacaacaatgccaccaaaacaaaatgcgtcggtttcaggaaccagcttccaggGGGGGGTGGAAAAAGTACACCAACTTCACACACATAGCGCTGTCATTGTTTCCGTACGGTAGGAAATCTAGGTATACTTGATTTATGGTTTTAGTCGATGTCACTAAAACGAACCTCATTATAACTTTAACTAAATAAAGTGTAGAATCGTACTACTAATTGACAAATCAGGAAAAACTATTTCTTTAATACAAAAGACTTAAGAAGCTAACAATtacattttaaaataaagcgacACACGTGATGGTTCTCATGTCctgccctgggtcagtttcaacgacattatacagggtccgccatgtaacttttttttaaaacatgcaataaaacacaaacggttcatcagatttcaaaattaattttttcatgttaaagtacaatccttccggttagttgtggaatataatttgatTCCAGTTTTTAGTCAGTTTttagtcggtccagtttttagtacatttttgattgcatgaaactttatttcagctatggctgcacgaatgttgtccttcaaggcttgaattatcttaacacttatctttgacagccccccaaagatattAGTCTAAcgacgtcaaatcacagctccgaggcggccaaacgacatccgaatttcgactgataattcgatcttcgaagactgtgcgcagaagatcgatcgtagcgttgactgtgtggcacggagcgccgtcttgttggaaccaaatggtgtccaagtcttcctcttcaagtaacgggaagaaccaatcgctaatcatggcgcggtagcgctcgccattgaccgtggcggcggctcctgcctcattttcgaagaaaaatggcccaatgatcagggcttgcatattgaagcaacgaatatgaacgaaagggtttcaccatctgtgctattcacacacattcgtatgtcaggtagaattcacagcgcaactcaagccaggagagctgcttcgttcgttcattagttcatgaatatgcccgcttgctgagacctatgcttcatgaggttagcatttgatgaatggttctcatattgtagatgcctatgaggaaactagtttcataacttttagttccgatgaatattaatttaaagaacattgcttttagtgtttctaggatatatacacagtgtaaactgccaagaaacaaattgatcgttttgaaaatgggctcaaatgcaaaatttctgctataaaatgtttaaagtctgtttgaaatgtgatcaaatttggtcttggaatgcgaacattatgttaaaaatgatttctgtaaacctactttttaaaaataaaccgtaaacattgcctatatgacgttgcttcgcgtcttgtagcacaccgtgaggcaaggtcttctttctcgtacaatactaacgagagtgaacccttcatttcattacattgtcatggattgcttagttcatgtgttaactgagaatgagagcacagacaatttacttggcaaggggaattggtctgctcagtagcatatactctcacgcatccagtttctctctaatataggtctctcattcagctatgtcaagcaaagtgttcacagcagatattttttgttgcttcgttcgtttgaggattgacaatacaagccctgccaatgatgccgccagaccaaaatccgcaccaaaccgtcactctctgaggatgcatcgacatcttcatgataacgtgcgagttttccgtcccccagatgcgacaattttgcttattaacatataaacattttcatctatatgcctcatccgagaggatgatttttttggcacacattccgcaacattaccatgattttcaaagtaaagctgcactattttcacacgTTCCTCAAGCgtttacacaaccattttcgttcagcggaaggataaactaagtttctgtcaaatcagaagtgacattaaggttaccaatgtcgaaataattgctagttcaaaaaagaaaaaaggcgggtgggtaatgtcaaagacataactggatgtcgtgaatacgaaaacaactgacatgttcttaacacttccgaatgtcaattagttgatcaattgtatgaattatgcaagcattcccctttttcacatttttcgcaaaaacaaagaaagcttcacttgatctcgattactgtgaatttcacacagcgaaaagtgcacaaatctaaccaaactgttctagatttgcactaaactgaggatatttcccttcgatttgcgaacaacaaatcctaatagttctttagaaaacatttagagccattagaacggctgattttgtgtgatgctctccaccgttgtcctcttttcgttgttttttcaccaatgcaaatgactggcaactgtgacgtaatcgctcttgtcggaagcgaaactagctttgcaaacgaccctaaatacatctgctcgcagtggcgatagaatccaaactgatccaattttttgttgagaggtttgttttaaCCTGATTTCGTTTATAGCTATTTCAGTAATGGgcgatcctaacggctataaaaatagccgcatatagaatttaaatttcgattatttcatttcggatttgcatttcattgaaaaaaaaactatccggatgctgtacgggattcattcctgcctttcagaaggaccaaattgaccaaacactgttcggaacattttcccgaacgatttgttgtacagcagcagatatttagttctcttcctcagaacgcgttctgattggctggtgttgacatgggtcaaatgagacaggtttttcaatagtgtaccattaaaatacttcaatgctttttcattacatgcttaagttgaaaaatttcgattctattggtagttagattatataaatcctttcacagatcactgagttatgagctttcaaaatacgacaaaggcaaacgcgccttatgaattatcctctttgatactcgtttataccaaacatttcagaaaagtttaattttgaactatttgagattatgtcacacaactgaatattttatcatagaaTTGTGAtcctatttccgatggcatgtagcaaaaattatgttgattcggtagatacaacaagagatattcacgatcaaaaacttatcactctctcagagggtaaattttgaaaaggcaccccatagtaaagtaagtcgtattcacgacaaaaaaagttATATGGCGAACCCTGTATTGATTCTGTTCTAGGGGTAtgcttttcgattttgaaagaagAGATATTCGTTTAAATGTGTTTCAGATGTGCaaagaaaaaatagttaaaataatcaaatttgggtttcacacAACAAACTATTTTATTGAAACAGTGACAATAAAACCTGGTTtgatattgaaaatattgttgcttgaaactacaaaacaaggTAATTAATATTTCCCTGAGTATTAGTTCGTTTTAATCAATATTTCTATAAACACAACAAATACTGTACTTGTGCATTGCTGTCaaattcttgacaaacaatttctctGTTAATTTAATTAGAAATCCCAGTATAAAATGAACGAACTGttgataatattattatttgtagtactttcaatttatattttctttagttcaaataaacgaataagatagtaacttaaacttattagttatttcaacttacgcttttcaatgttaaaatcataaatttttgtttgtttttaataaaaataaatgggTTGATccaaacttatttccaaggacatttttcaaactacttttattttaatttatatcCATTTTTGCCTTcctgtgcatgtgtgtgtatgtgtgtttatgtatgtatgtgtgtatgtgacaaataatgtcactaacttttctcgtatattgctgaaccgattttaacaaaattagattcaaatgaaagatcttatggttccatataaagttccttaatttcatttggatccgacttccggttccggaattacagagtgatttgcaccaaaaatgtaaaaataatgtgattcacttttctcgaagaagactgaaccgattttcacgaattaaGCAGGAACAAAAGTGAATATTATTCGGATTCCATCAGATCACTTGAGTcgtcattttatttttattttcttattgttttgttttggaattttttccgcattatttgtttatttgttaaaattattcatctgacaaataATAGTTTGAATGAAGGGAAAAAGGTacaaacggtcaatttaaaaaaaagaaacacttgATAAGTTTTATGCAAACTTATGCGATGGTTCCCCAAATTCGAATagatgctcaactttggaaaattCTCGGATGCATGCTGTTATCGGTTCATGGTGTCTGAATGTAGTACGATGGAACCTGGGTTGAAAAACCAAAGggtcaagatctcagagattactggac
This genomic window contains:
- the LOC131430875 gene encoding cytochrome P450 4C1-like, encoding MFGVLITFITAALATYYYRFRRSRRRLYELAAKLPGPFDLPLIGSIHIGFGRGATEVMEYLLPKLDTVPTPMRAWAGPFLFVIADKPEHLAVVLNSQDCIKRSYVYDFFRTEQGLFNAEPELWRKLRKHLTPSFAIPSVKSFIPSFNQKADLLVKNLECLVGQAPFDMFYKVGEYALGTIAVNSLGLDLDNETSDFKQRYMENAEKMFTIMWSRMYKAWLQPELFYKLTSTYREEMERLRMFRGLTEKVLSMREEAKKQLSTTKVNAERDENNARRPQLFIDKLENISNETGILDEEGVKQNLDTFIFACNDTTSSVVSTTILMLAIHQDIQERLYQEIISVVPGSYIDYEDMSKLDYLEMVIKEAMRLFPVAAAVARTAEKEIQIGEFIIPANAQILVPVIKIHRNKRVWGERANEFDPENFSPEKCAMRHPYAYLSFSGGIRNCIGVKYAYITMKIVLIKLIKSYRFSTDLKLTDLKLHLSILLRIANGYMMRLERRETKESHT